One stretch of Candidatus Hydrogenedentota bacterium DNA includes these proteins:
- a CDS encoding glucuronate isomerase, producing MDKQAQAGFIWKELFINRSPYSEACRGVLTALDKLGLDVKARDLNALRAGFTNVDIEAHVNKVLRVANLTSVVMTNDPFDAVERPVWESAYEGDPRFHAALRIDPLLNDWENACPKLREWGYDVQPELGLKCVREVRRFLANNIRRMKALYMAVSLPPTFQFPEESARGKLISECVMPVAAEHNIPFALMIGVKRGINTALRLAGDGVARADVTAVESLCAAYPRNKFMVTMLSRENQHELCIVARKFPNLLLFGCWWFLNNPSLIEEMTRMRFELLGTSVIPQHSDARVLEQVIYKWEHSRTIIAKVLADKYADLAATGWGVLEEEIRRDVAGLLGGSFWDFLK from the coding sequence ATGGACAAACAGGCCCAGGCCGGTTTTATCTGGAAGGAACTTTTCATCAACCGATCTCCCTATAGCGAGGCGTGCCGCGGTGTGTTGACCGCGCTCGACAAGCTGGGGCTAGACGTGAAAGCGCGCGACCTCAATGCGCTGCGTGCCGGTTTCACGAATGTCGATATCGAAGCGCACGTCAACAAAGTTCTCCGCGTAGCGAACCTAACCAGCGTCGTCATGACGAACGATCCCTTCGATGCCGTTGAGCGCCCCGTTTGGGAAAGCGCGTACGAAGGCGACCCCCGGTTCCACGCGGCGTTGCGCATCGATCCGCTACTAAACGACTGGGAGAACGCGTGCCCGAAGTTACGCGAGTGGGGATACGACGTGCAACCCGAGTTGGGGCTAAAGTGCGTGCGCGAAGTGCGGCGCTTCCTTGCGAACAACATCCGCCGCATGAAGGCGCTCTATATGGCGGTGTCGTTGCCTCCAACGTTCCAGTTCCCCGAAGAATCCGCGCGGGGTAAGCTCATTTCGGAATGCGTGATGCCGGTCGCCGCGGAACACAACATCCCCTTTGCGTTGATGATTGGCGTAAAGCGCGGCATTAACACCGCCCTGCGGCTCGCGGGCGATGGCGTGGCGCGCGCGGATGTGACCGCGGTCGAGTCGTTGTGCGCGGCTTACCCACGGAACAAGTTCATGGTTACGATGCTTTCGCGCGAGAATCAGCACGAACTGTGCATCGTTGCGCGGAAGTTCCCGAACCTTCTCTTGTTCGGGTGCTGGTGGTTTCTTAACAACCCCAGCCTCATCGAAGAGATGACGCGCATGCGATTCGAACTGCTTGGCACGTCGGTCATCCCACAGCACTCCGACGCGCGCGTCCTGGAGCAGGTCATCTACAAGTGGGAGCATTCGCGCACGATTATCGCGAAGGTGCTCGCGGACAAGTACGCGGATCTCGCCGCCACGGGCTGGGGCGTTCTGGAGGAAGAAATCCGCCGGGATGTGGCGGGCCTTCTTGGCGGCTCGTTTTGGGATTTCCTTAAATAG
- the menE gene encoding o-succinylbenzoate--CoA ligase, with protein MSDVVWPMAIAANRFGESPALSDRDSSYTYREMASLVAGVAGALRVAGIGPGDRVAIAAASSASYVLILHACFQLGAVACPLNTRLPRQALSELIQSIGAMALLVDEYFSVIKLGHIATLRVEHLIEEAYEGAAPAPPHSLNRPATVVSSSGSTGTPKHVLHSYANHWFNASASNENIPVEPGDRWLLSLPLFHVSGLGILFRCMLGGGTVVVPGIGEALEDSIPAHRITHVSLVATQLFRLLRSRSGREALRRLRVILLGGSSIPAPLIREAKDQNLPIYVSYGLTEMASQVSTSRRDAPLEALLSSGKPLVPNTVTVAPDKEVMVRGRTLFMGYLEGSVIRLPLGEDGWFATGDLGRFDEDGNLHILGRKDNMFISGGENVHPEEIERHLCRAPGVVQALVVPVPCPEFGVRPAAFVRMDERHLLDPRELEAALLDGLPKFMVPVLFLPWPDDNESAGIKDNRGLFAELATRHRKNP; from the coding sequence ATGAGTGACGTGGTGTGGCCCATGGCCATCGCGGCAAACCGTTTCGGGGAGTCTCCCGCCCTCTCCGACAGGGATTCCTCCTATACCTACCGAGAAATGGCGTCCTTGGTTGCCGGCGTTGCAGGCGCTCTCCGCGTTGCCGGAATCGGACCCGGCGACCGGGTCGCGATAGCGGCAGCATCGTCTGCTTCGTACGTTCTGATACTGCACGCGTGTTTCCAATTGGGAGCCGTCGCATGTCCGTTAAATACACGCTTACCACGACAGGCCCTGAGTGAACTCATTCAAAGCATCGGCGCGATGGCCCTCCTGGTGGACGAGTACTTCTCGGTGATCAAGCTCGGTCACATCGCAACGCTGCGGGTCGAGCACCTGATTGAGGAAGCCTACGAAGGGGCTGCCCCTGCGCCGCCTCACTCACTCAACAGGCCCGCGACGGTCGTATCCAGTTCGGGGAGCACAGGCACGCCCAAGCACGTACTGCACAGCTATGCGAACCACTGGTTCAACGCTTCCGCGTCGAATGAGAACATTCCAGTGGAACCGGGCGACCGCTGGCTTTTGTCGCTGCCCTTGTTTCACGTCTCGGGACTGGGAATTCTGTTTCGGTGCATGCTGGGCGGGGGGACTGTCGTGGTTCCGGGAATCGGCGAAGCCCTCGAGGATTCCATCCCCGCACACCGGATCACGCACGTGTCGCTGGTCGCAACGCAGTTGTTTCGATTGTTGCGGTCGCGAAGCGGCCGTGAAGCATTGCGGAGACTGCGCGTGATTCTTCTCGGAGGCAGTTCAATACCTGCTCCGCTGATTCGCGAGGCCAAAGACCAGAATCTGCCGATCTACGTCAGTTACGGACTCACCGAAATGGCGTCGCAGGTTTCCACGTCCCGGCGCGACGCGCCTCTTGAAGCGCTGTTGTCGTCAGGAAAACCGCTCGTGCCCAATACCGTAACCGTCGCGCCGGACAAAGAAGTGATGGTGCGAGGCAGGACGCTTTTCATGGGCTATCTCGAAGGCAGCGTCATAAGACTGCCCCTGGGCGAAGACGGCTGGTTTGCGACGGGCGATCTGGGCCGATTCGACGAAGACGGCAACCTGCATATCCTCGGGCGCAAGGACAATATGTTCATCTCGGGTGGTGAGAACGTCCATCCCGAGGAAATCGAACGCCACCTTTGCCGTGCCCCGGGAGTGGTTCAAGCGCTTGTCGTGCCGGTGCCGTGCCCGGAGTTTGGCGTTCGGCCGGCGGCTTTCGTGCGCATGGACGAACGCCATTTGCTCGACCCCAGGGAACTAGAGGCGGCGCTGCTCGACGGTCTGCCCAAGTTCATGGTTCCTGTGCTTTTCCTGCCGTGGCCGGACGATAACGAGTCGGCGGGCATAAAAGATAACCGTGGCCTGTTTGCGGAGCTCGCAACGCGGCACCGGAAGAATCCGTGA
- the menC gene encoding o-succinylbenzoate synthase: protein MRIRGARYYQYALQLKRPLILRGKTVAKREGYLIAIESADGAIGYGEVAPLPGFSLENMESALASARHVVSALTKSEYTLDAEPYGARPWDRSFASVRFGVEAALLHLHAQAEGKTLGQLLNPRCREAVSLNALLLGAREDVLEQVARRLDDGYRTFKLKIGQSRVDDDLATVHAVREAIGESATLRLDANQAWVYEDAVRFARGLGDCRIQYVEEPLRDAAYLARLHDETGIAYAVDETLTQVGWWRILQWLREGLLCKAPESDAPNRLCATIRSAAAWVIKPTLAGLPPIGLFRDLVDGAVSTQMVLSAAFESGFGLGLVANVAACLNADDVAAGLDTYSWLAEDVLMETLPIEDAVLDLVETNAMMGRFRQQALVEAVNE from the coding sequence ATGAGAATACGGGGGGCGCGCTACTATCAGTACGCACTGCAACTGAAGCGCCCCTTAATTTTGCGCGGCAAGACCGTCGCGAAACGTGAAGGATACCTGATCGCGATCGAATCCGCCGATGGCGCGATTGGATACGGCGAAGTAGCGCCGCTGCCCGGTTTCAGCCTGGAGAACATGGAATCGGCGCTGGCCAGTGCGCGCCATGTCGTCTCTGCTCTGACCAAGAGCGAATATACGTTGGATGCGGAACCCTACGGCGCGCGGCCTTGGGACCGCTCGTTTGCTTCGGTGCGGTTTGGCGTGGAAGCGGCCCTCCTGCATTTGCACGCGCAGGCGGAAGGCAAAACGCTGGGACAACTGCTCAATCCGCGTTGCCGCGAAGCGGTATCGTTGAACGCGCTGCTGTTGGGCGCGCGCGAAGACGTCCTCGAGCAAGTTGCACGAAGGCTGGACGACGGATACCGGACGTTCAAGTTGAAGATTGGCCAGAGCCGCGTGGATGATGACTTGGCGACCGTTCACGCGGTTCGGGAAGCGATCGGCGAGAGCGCGACGCTACGACTGGATGCCAATCAGGCCTGGGTCTACGAAGACGCGGTGCGTTTTGCGCGGGGATTGGGAGACTGCCGTATCCAATACGTCGAGGAGCCGCTCCGGGACGCGGCCTATCTCGCGAGACTTCATGATGAGACCGGAATCGCGTATGCTGTTGACGAGACTTTGACCCAAGTCGGCTGGTGGCGCATTCTGCAGTGGCTTCGGGAAGGCCTGCTGTGCAAGGCTCCCGAAAGTGACGCACCAAACCGATTGTGCGCGACGATTCGGAGCGCGGCCGCGTGGGTGATCAAGCCGACCCTGGCCGGTCTGCCTCCCATTGGGTTGTTTCGAGATCTCGTCGATGGCGCGGTCAGCACCCAGATGGTGTTGAGCGCGGCCTTCGAATCGGGATTCGGCCTCGGACTCGTGGCGAATGTGGCGGCCTGTCTCAACGCCGACGACGTGGCGGCGGGGCTCGACACCTATTCGTGGCTGGCCGAAGATGTTCTGATGGAAACGCTGCCGATCGAAGATGCCGTGCTGGACCTTGTGGAGACCAATGCGATGATGGGACGATTCCGGCAGCAAGCCTTGGTGGAGGCGGTGAATGAGTGA
- a CDS encoding 1,4-dihydroxy-2-naphthoate polyprenyltransferase: MTDAAPSKLRIWLMAARPKTLGAAVAPVIIGTAIAYADMLDIHWPSLVSALLGAMLIQIGTNFANDYFDFVKGTDTKERIGPTRATQAGLVSPKTMRLAFVATFAAALIPGAYIIYRGGWPFVLIGLVSIVCGILYTGGPFPLGYLGLGDVFVLIFFGPVAVCGTYYLHGLELTPAVAMPGVFDLLLAGIAPGLISVALLTVNNLRDVEQDKISGKKTLAVRFGRGFARLEFQACILLACLVLPLHFYWVTGNMLMWVVPAVTLPLASRTLRTVYRSTDGAALNRALGETGRLLIVFSIVFSAGWAL; the protein is encoded by the coding sequence ATGACTGACGCCGCCCCATCGAAGCTGCGCATCTGGCTCATGGCCGCGCGCCCAAAGACCCTGGGTGCGGCGGTCGCGCCTGTCATCATCGGAACAGCGATAGCCTATGCCGATATGCTCGATATCCATTGGCCGTCGCTGGTGTCCGCGTTGCTGGGCGCCATGCTCATTCAAATCGGCACCAATTTCGCCAACGACTATTTCGACTTTGTGAAGGGCACTGACACCAAGGAACGTATCGGTCCGACCCGCGCCACGCAGGCGGGCCTTGTTTCGCCGAAAACCATGCGCCTCGCATTTGTCGCGACGTTCGCCGCGGCGCTCATTCCCGGCGCGTACATCATCTATCGCGGCGGATGGCCATTTGTACTCATCGGACTCGTCTCCATTGTCTGCGGGATTCTCTACACAGGCGGCCCGTTCCCTCTGGGATACCTGGGTCTCGGCGACGTATTCGTCCTAATCTTCTTTGGGCCGGTGGCCGTTTGCGGCACGTACTATCTGCACGGCCTCGAACTCACGCCCGCGGTGGCGATGCCGGGTGTCTTCGATCTGCTGCTTGCGGGCATTGCGCCCGGCCTAATCTCGGTCGCGTTGCTCACGGTCAACAATCTGCGCGATGTCGAGCAAGACAAGATTTCGGGCAAGAAGACGCTGGCGGTCCGGTTCGGGCGAGGGTTTGCGCGTTTGGAATTTCAGGCGTGCATCTTGCTCGCTTGCCTGGTGCTGCCGCTTCATTTCTACTGGGTAACCGGCAACATGCTCATGTGGGTTGTGCCTGCCGTGACGTTGCCGCTGGCATCACGCACACTTCGAACTGTTTACCGATCGACCGACGGCGCCGCCTTGAATCGCGCGCTTGGCGAGACGGGTCGTCTCCTGATTGTCTTCAGCATCGTGTTCTCGGCAGGCTGGGCGCTATGA
- the menB gene encoding 1,4-dihydroxy-2-naphthoyl-CoA synthase, with protein MASVNWIEAGTYTDIKYHKAEGIAKITINRPRVRNAFRPLTVDEMAHALHDARFDPEIGVIILTGEGDKAFCSGGDQKIRGDAGYKDDAKNTMRLNVLDFQRQMRTCPKPIVAMVAGYAIGGGHILHLVADLTIAAENAVFGQTGPKVGSFDGGFGASYMARIVGQKKAREIWYLCRQYNAQQALDMGLVNAVVPLEKLEEETVQWCREILANSPMAIRCLKAALNADCDGQAGLQELAGNATLLFYMTEEGQEGRNAFNEKRKPDFKKFNRYP; from the coding sequence ATGGCCTCGGTGAATTGGATTGAAGCAGGGACGTATACGGACATCAAGTACCACAAGGCGGAGGGGATTGCGAAGATCACAATCAATCGTCCCCGCGTGCGCAATGCGTTTCGGCCGCTAACCGTGGACGAGATGGCGCACGCGCTGCACGACGCGCGCTTCGATCCGGAAATTGGCGTCATCATCTTAACGGGCGAAGGCGACAAAGCGTTTTGCTCCGGTGGCGATCAGAAGATTCGCGGCGACGCGGGATACAAGGACGACGCCAAGAACACGATGCGCTTGAACGTGCTCGACTTCCAGCGGCAAATGCGCACATGCCCGAAACCGATCGTCGCGATGGTCGCAGGATACGCGATCGGCGGCGGCCACATTCTGCATCTGGTCGCCGATCTCACCATAGCCGCTGAAAACGCGGTCTTCGGCCAAACGGGGCCCAAGGTGGGTTCCTTCGACGGCGGGTTCGGCGCCAGTTACATGGCGCGGATCGTGGGCCAAAAGAAGGCGCGAGAGATCTGGTATCTCTGCCGTCAATACAACGCGCAACAGGCACTCGATATGGGACTCGTGAACGCCGTGGTCCCGCTGGAAAAGCTGGAAGAAGAAACCGTGCAATGGTGCCGTGAGATTCTCGCGAATTCGCCGATGGCGATCCGATGCTTGAAAGCGGCGCTGAATGCGGATTGCGATGGTCAAGCCGGATTGCAGGAATTGGCTGGCAATGCGACGCTCCTGTTCTACATGACCGAAGAAGGCCAGGAAGGCCGCAACGCCTTCAACGAGAAGCGCAAACCCGACTTCAAGAAGTTCAACCGGTATCCTTAA